One Helianthus annuus cultivar XRQ/B chromosome 12, HanXRQr2.0-SUNRISE, whole genome shotgun sequence genomic region harbors:
- the LOC110896671 gene encoding patatin-like protein 6, which yields MNDQRGKVCVLSIDGGGMRCILAGKALAHLENALKEKSGDPDARIVNYIDVAAGTGVGGVFTAMLFGSENKTVPIFKAEDTWRFLVKEGKRWYNGGGGGLLTRIFRGRGGGGGGLRHATVAFEKSMKEAFVVNGRSLTLKDTLKPVLIPCYDLASSGPFVFSRADALETDRFDFRLWEICRATSAEPEVFKPVLIKSVDGKTRCIAVDGGLAMCNPTAAAITHVLHNKHEFPHTRGVEDLLVLSLGSFQPLEGKLDYEQVKRWKARGWTRPMARISGDCLGDMVDDAVAMSFGQNRCSNYVRIQVYSNKGPNVDADPSVSNLIEIANEMLKQKNVESVMFGGKKIGDHTNFEKLEWFAGELVSEHRRRSGRFVPTIAFKQTTT from the coding sequence AtgaatgatcagagaggtaaagtttGTGTGCTCTCGATTGATGGCGGAGGAATGCGGTGTATTCTCGCCGGAAAAGCATTAGCTCACCTCGAAAACGCTTTGAAAGAGAAATCCGGTGATCCAGATGCAAGAATCGTGAATTATATCGATGTTGCCGCGGGTACCGGTGTCGGAGGTGTTTTCACGGCGATGTTGTTTGGAAGCGAGAATAAGACGGTTCCGATTTTTAAAGCGGAGGACACGTGGCGGTTTTTGGTGAAGGAAGGGAAGCGGTGGtataatggtggtggtggtggtttgttAACAAGGATCTTTCGTGGTAGAGGCGGAGGCGGGGGTGGTTTACGGCATGCCACGGTAGCATTTGAAAAGTCAATGAAAGAAGCGTTTGTGGTCAATGGACGGAGTTTGACTTTAAAAGACACGTTGAAGCCGGTCTTAATCCCTTGCTATGACCTCGCCAGCTCGGGCCCATTTGTTTTTTCCCGAGCTGACGCTTTGGAAACGGACAGGTTCGACTTCCGGCTCTGGGAGATCTGTCGTGCCACGTCAGCCGAGCCAGAAGTATTCAAACCTGTTCTCATAAAGTCTGTGGATGGGAAAACCAGATGTATCGCGGTTGACGGGGGGTTAGCAATGTGTAACCCCACCGCAGCCGCGATAACTCACGTGCTACACAACAAGCACGAGTTTCCACACACTCGTGGAGTGGAGGACCTTTTGGTACTTTCACTAGGAAGCTTTCAACCTCTTGAAGGAAAATTAGATTATGAGCAAGTGAAAAGGTGGAAGGCTAGAGGCTGGACTCGACCGATGGCTCGAATTAGTGGTGATTGTTTGGGGGACATGGTGGATGATGCCGTGGCGATGTCGTTCGGTCAGAATCGTTGTAGTAACTATGTTCGTATCCAAGTGTATTCAAACAAAGGTCCGAATGTTGATGCGGATCCTAGTGTTAGCAATTTGATAGAAATTGCTAATGAAATGCTGAAGCAAAAGAATGTTGAATCTGTGATGTTTGGTGGTAAGAAGATAGGAGACCACACCAACTTTGAAAAACTTGAGTGGTTTGCCGGTGAATTGGTGTCGGAACATCGGAGGAGGAGTGGTCGATTTGTTCCCACTATTGCATTCAAGCAAAccacaacataa